The following nucleotide sequence is from Streptomyces xiamenensis.
TCAGCGGGCGCATGCCGGGGAAGCGGAAGCGGCTGAGCGCGTAGCCGGTGGTGGAGGAGATGAACACCCCGATGATGGTGGTGGTGACCACGATCAGCAGGGAGTTGCCGAACCAGGTGAGGAACTTGGTGTTGTTCAGCACGTGGTCGTAGTTGTCCAGCGTGAAGTTGGACAGCAGCGAGATGGTGAACGTGTCGGCCTTGGGCTTGAAGGACGTCACCAGCAGCCAGGCCGGCGGGAAGACCGCCACCAACGCGGCGAGCAGCAAGGTGGCGTGCAGCCCGAAGGAGGCGAGCGGGCCGCGTTCGCCGCGCCGTCGCGGGCGCTTGCCGCGTCCGCCGCCGGCGCCGCCCCACTGGGGGGTGTCGCCGGTGCCGGTGCCCGTGCCCGGGGCGGCCGTGGTGGTGCCGGTGGTGAAACGGGTTGTCTCGGTGGCCATCGCTACCACACCTCTCCCTGCTTGCGCAGCGCTCGCCGGTAGGAGATCGCGAACAGGACCAGGAGCAGCAGGATCAGGACGCCCCAGGCCGCGGAGTTGGCGAAGTCGCGGGGGCTTCTGATGAACGCCAGCCGGAACGCCTCGGTCACCAGGATGTCGGTGGAGCCGGCCGGGCCGCCCCGGGTGAGCAGGAAGATCACCGGGAACATGTTGAAGGTCCAGATGGTGCTGAGCAGCACCACGGTCATCGACACCGAACGCACCCCGGGCAGCGTGATGTTCCAGAAGCGCTGCCAGGGTCCGGCGCCGTCCATCTCGGCCGCCTCGTAGTGCTCGGGCGGGATGGACTGGAGGGCGCCCAGCATGGCGATCAGCATGAAGGGCACGCCCAGCCAGACGTTGACGCCGATGACGGCGAGCTTGGCCCAGGTCGGGTCGCTCAGCCAGTGCACCCCGGCGATCCCCTGGCCCTCCAGGAGGTTGTTGAGGATGCCGTTGCGCTCGTTGAAGATCATCCGCCAGGCGAAGACGGACACGAAGGCGGGGATCGCCCAGGGCAGGATCAGCGCCATCCGGTACAGAGTGCGGCCGCGGAAGCTGCGGTTGAGCATGTTGGCCAGGCCGAGACCGATGAGGAAGGTGATGCTGACGCAGGACACCGTCCACACCAGGGTCCAGCCCAGGCGGTCCCAGAACTCGCTGCCGCCGAGGATGTCGAGGTAGTTCTCCAGGCCGACGAACTCGTAGGTGGCCTCGATCTTGTTGACGCCGATCTGCCGCTCGACGTTCGCCTCGTTGGCGTTGGTGAGGGAGAGGAAGACGCCCCGCACCAGGGGCCAGCCGATGATGCCGGTGATGACGACGACCACCGGGGCGATCATCGCCCACGCGTACCAGTAGTTGGACAGGGATCGGCGCAGCCTGGTGCCTCTTTTGAGCCGGGAGATCGCCGCTTCAGCCATGGTCTCGGCCGCCCTTCATGTCACACGCTTCCACAGGTTTCGCACCGGGCCGCTCAGTCGAGCCAGTCGTCGAGGATGTCGCGGTAGGCGTCACCCGTGCTCTTGGCGGCCTCCTCGGGGGACGCGGAGCCGATCAGCAGGCCCTGCACGTTCTCCTTGATGGGGTCGAAGAGGGACTGCGCCTGCGGGATCCAGGGGCGCTCGTGGGCCACGTCGACGGCCGGCTTGAAGAACTGCACCATCTCGTTGTTCCGCACCGACTCGACGTCGTAGACGGAGGTGCGGGTGGGCAGCAGGCTCAGTTCTTCGGTGATCCGCTGCTGGGTGGCGGCGGAGGACATGTACTTGACGAACTCGAAGGCGGCCGGGGACTCCTCTTCCGGGGTGCCGGCGTAGATCGCGTAGTTCCAGCCGCCCTGCGGTGCGGCCTGGCCCGCGGAGCCGCCGGGGACCGGGGCCACGCCCAGGTCGTCGCCCAGGCCGGCGACGGCGTCGTTGATGGCCCACGGGCCGTTGATCATCATGGCGACCTCGCCACGGGTGAAGGAGCCCATCATGTTCTCCCAGCCGTCGCTGGTGTCGGTGATGGCGGCGCCCGAGTCGACCATGTCCTTCATCTGCGTGAAGGCGGCGATGCCGGCCTCGTTGTCGATGGTGACCTTCTTGCCCTCGGCGTCGACCATGTCGCCGCCCTCGCCGTACAGGAAGGGCAGGAACCAGTACGGGTCGTCGCCGCGCATGTACATGGGGACGGCGCCG
It contains:
- a CDS encoding carbohydrate ABC transporter permease, translating into MAEAAISRLKRGTRLRRSLSNYWYAWAMIAPVVVVITGIIGWPLVRGVFLSLTNANEANVERQIGVNKIEATYEFVGLENYLDILGGSEFWDRLGWTLVWTVSCVSITFLIGLGLANMLNRSFRGRTLYRMALILPWAIPAFVSVFAWRMIFNERNGILNNLLEGQGIAGVHWLSDPTWAKLAVIGVNVWLGVPFMLIAMLGALQSIPPEHYEAAEMDGAGPWQRFWNITLPGVRSVSMTVVLLSTIWTFNMFPVIFLLTRGGPAGSTDILVTEAFRLAFIRSPRDFANSAAWGVLILLLLVLFAISYRRALRKQGEVW
- a CDS encoding extracellular solute-binding protein codes for the protein MRRSIGTTTAAVAALALAVTACGGGDGGDGGGGAAADGELSGTITYWDTSNETEAAVFKAIAEEFATQHPGVTVDYVNIGFDDAQNRFKNAAAANEAPDVMRTEVAWVADFASLGYLWPLDDTAALENQEDFVPQAWASTQYEGTTYAVPQVIDTLALFYNERLLADAGVEVPTTLEEVKDSTGAFEGAGAVPMYMRGDDPYWFLPFLYGEGGDMVDAEGKKVTIDNEAGIAAFTQMKDMVDSGAAITDTSDGWENMMGSFTRGEVAMMINGPWAINDAVAGLGDDLGVAPVPGGSAGQAAPQGGWNYAIYAGTPEEESPAAFEFVKYMSSAATQQRITEELSLLPTRTSVYDVESVRNNEMVQFFKPAVDVAHERPWIPQAQSLFDPIKENVQGLLIGSASPEEAAKSTGDAYRDILDDWLD